ATTTCCTTTGGTATCCACAGGATAGACGAAAAAGCCGTTTTTGCCCTCTTTTGGCGATGAAAGGTGAAACCCTTTTTGCCATGGCAGTTCGCCATTTAGATAGCCTAAAAGGGATTCGGCGTCAGTGAATTTTACATACACCTTTTTACCCTTTTTAGGGCTTATGCTATAGGATTTTCTTTCCCTGTACTGCTTATCTCCCTTAAATGTCCTTACAAAGAATATTGCCTTGAGGACATCTACTGAAATCTTCTTTGGATTTTTCTTTTTAGTCTCTTCGATTGAAACCTCATTTGAGCTATCCGAGAAATTCAAAAGATAACCCTTAAGCACCCTGCCGTCTTTGAACCTGAGTACAACCTTATCAGCCCTCCTCGGTGTCATAGCTTAGAATTATAGCATGGCAGAATTATTTAATGACAATACTTGCCTTGCCTTTTCTATCCGCAACCCAATGGGCGGTCCCTGCTTGTCTTTTATTTTCATAAATTATAGCTCTGATTTTTTCCCTTGCCTCATCGAGGGTCTCGGGCCTTTGTGCCTGTCTGTCCTTTACCATAAATATATAGAAAGCTTCTTTGCCGTTTAAAGGGCCTCCATAGGTTCCTTTCTTCAGTTGCCCTATGGAGTGTTCAATCGGTTGTCCGAATATCCGAGGCTCTACCCACACATAACCGCTGACAACGGCATTTTCCTCTGCGGCAAGTTTATCTGCCATGGTATCGAAATCCATGCCCTTTTCCTTCATCTCCTTTAGTACTGTTTTCGATTCCTCTTTGGTTTTTGTCTGTATAAACCTCACAAGGACCAATTCGGGTTTAAGGAAAGGCGTAGTACTTGCCTGATAATATGCCTTTATAT
This portion of the Nitrospirota bacterium genome encodes:
- a CDS encoding peptidyl-prolyl cis-trans isomerase yields the protein MRKVIMLLGLFFLLSGCEKKPIAVVDGISITEKMLNAALNERVLEHKAQGVEVNAMALKQAVLDELIAETLMIKAAGKENISVSDEEVGKELDLRMQGIDEKAFKKDLKAKGLSLSDLKKRIKNKIVVSKFISQLVPPQSVTEEDIKAYYQASTTPFLKPELVLVRFIQTKTKEESKTVLKEMKEKGMDFDTMADKLAAEENAVVSGYVWVEPRIFGQPIEHSIGQLKKGTYGGPLNGKEAFYIFMVKDRQAQRPETLDEAREKIRAIIYENKRQAGTAHWVADRKGKASIVIK